The following are encoded in a window of Pseudomonadota bacterium genomic DNA:
- a CDS encoding nucleotidyltransferase family protein — protein sequence MRLERAIILAAGLGTRMRPLTNSMPKPLIPVAGKPLIDWCLDWLCDAGIDSVVINTSYLAEQLEAHLVGEPSVRFSREEGGPLETGGGIAKALPLLGDAPFLALNSDAIFPPMPIHPIHTLQQAWRDDVDFLMLLVPIAQAIGWDGARGDFIMDEQGRIRRPRDGEAAPYIFTGVEIIHPRVFAGCPQGAFSLSTLWKRSQEADGWHSRIRAVVHDGPWLNVGDLAGLEKAQAYDGGLSAGKRI from the coding sequence ATGAGGCTGGAGCGCGCCATTATCCTCGCCGCAGGCCTTGGCACCCGCATGCGCCCGCTCACCAACAGCATGCCCAAGCCACTGATTCCCGTCGCCGGAAAACCGCTGATTGACTGGTGCCTCGACTGGCTGTGCGATGCCGGGATCGATTCGGTGGTCATCAACACGTCCTACCTCGCCGAGCAGCTCGAAGCCCATCTGGTGGGCGAACCATCCGTGCGGTTTTCGCGCGAGGAGGGCGGGCCGCTCGAAACCGGCGGCGGCATCGCCAAAGCCTTGCCACTGCTGGGCGATGCACCCTTCCTCGCCCTCAACAGCGACGCGATTTTTCCGCCCATGCCCATCCATCCCATCCACACATTGCAACAGGCTTGGCGCGACGATGTGGATTTCCTGATGCTGCTCGTTCCCATCGCCCAGGCCATCGGCTGGGACGGCGCGCGCGGTGATTTCATCATGGATGAGCAGGGACGCATCCGCCGCCCGCGCGACGGCGAAGCCGCGCCCTATATCTTCACCGGGGTCGAAATCATCCACCCGCGCGTGTTCGCCGGTTGCCCGCAAGGGGCATTCTCGCTCTCAACGCTCTGGAAACGTTCGCAAGAGGCCGATGGCTGGCACAGCCGCATCCGCGCCGTGGTGCATGACGGCCCATGGCTCAATGTCGGCGACCTTGCAGGCCTCGAAAAAGCGCAGGCCTATGACGGCGGCTTATCCGCCGGTAAGCGCATATAA
- a CDS encoding succinylglutamate desuccinylase/aspartoacylase family protein, with the protein MSILNIGGEEILLGERRQLALTVAKLYDFTDMKIPVEVVRGLTAGPTLFISAAIHGDEINGVDIVRRLLKHRALKSIHGTLIAIPIVNVFGFNDKSRYLPDRRDLNRSFPGAEHGSLASQIAYMFRTEIVSQSTHGIDLHTGAIHRRNLPQIRADLSRPANLMLAKAFGAPVILNASPRDGSLREMVDGQKIPMLLYEAGTALRFDKRAALMGVEGILNVMRAIGMLPEAKLVTPTPKPFIAKSSQWVRAPISGIFVTRKKLGERVVKGDKLGFITNPFGDYEYAILSPTDGIIIGNSILPLANEGDGIYHIAVFDAEPRPHDEELYPYIDPELI; encoded by the coding sequence ATGAGCATTCTGAATATCGGCGGCGAGGAAATCCTACTGGGTGAGCGCCGCCAACTGGCGCTGACGGTTGCCAAGCTCTATGATTTCACGGATATGAAAATCCCGGTCGAGGTGGTGCGCGGGCTGACCGCCGGGCCGACCCTGTTCATTTCCGCCGCCATCCATGGCGACGAGATCAACGGGGTGGACATTGTACGGCGGCTGCTCAAGCACCGCGCGCTGAAAAGCATCCACGGCACGCTGATCGCGATTCCGATCGTCAATGTGTTCGGCTTCAACGACAAATCGCGCTACCTGCCGGATCGGCGCGACCTGAACCGCTCGTTCCCGGGCGCGGAGCATGGCTCGCTGGCAAGCCAGATCGCCTATATGTTTCGCACCGAGATCGTCAGCCAATCGACCCATGGGATTGATTTGCACACCGGCGCCATCCACCGGCGCAACCTGCCGCAGATCCGCGCCGACCTGTCGCGCCCGGCCAATCTCATGCTGGCGAAGGCCTTCGGCGCGCCGGTGATCCTCAACGCCTCGCCGCGCGACGGCAGCCTGCGCGAAATGGTCGATGGGCAAAAGATTCCGATGCTGCTTTACGAAGCGGGCACCGCGCTGCGTTTCGATAAGCGGGCGGCGCTGATGGGGGTCGAAGGCATCCTCAATGTCATGCGCGCCATTGGCATGCTGCCCGAAGCAAAACTGGTGACGCCAACACCCAAACCGTTTATCGCCAAGTCCAGCCAATGGGTGCGCGCGCCGATCAGCGGCATTTTCGTGACGCGCAAGAAGCTCGGCGAGCGAGTGGTCAAAGGCGACAAGCTGGGCTTCATCACCAACCCGTTCGGCGATTACGAATACGCGATCCTCTCGCCGACGGATGGTATCATCATCGGCAATTCTATCCTGCCGCTGGCCAACGAAGGCGACGGAATTTACCATATCGCCGTCTTCGACGCCGAACCGCGGCCGCATGACGAGGAGCTATATCCCTATATCGATCCGGAGCTGATTTAG
- the iscX gene encoding Fe-S cluster assembly protein IscX produces MNWNDIRPIAIALDEAHPTTDNINLRYTDLREWILAIPGFVGAPNGCNEKILEAIQMAWIDERD; encoded by the coding sequence ATGAACTGGAACGACATACGCCCCATCGCCATCGCGCTGGATGAGGCTCACCCCACCACCGATAACATCAACCTGCGCTACACCGATTTGCGCGAGTGGATACTCGCCATTCCCGGTTTTGTCGGCGCACCGAACGGGTGCAATGAAAAAATCCTGGAGGCCATCCAGATGGCATGGATCGATGAACGTGATTAA
- the virB9 gene encoding P-type conjugative transfer protein VirB9 gives MKAMNLSKAVCLMLGLLAVAPALALQTPRAIATDSRIRTVRYSPNEVYQFIGHYSYQSAIELEEGEKIQTVSIGDSTAWLINPSGNRLFLKPIEQNAMTNMTVITDKRSYLFELHAEETQDIRDKNMVFSYRFVYPQADTSAIDYGNEFEEFPDIEKHPEKFNFNYSIRGSSVIEPIRIFDNGEFTYFEFRDKNADVPAFFRVDSAGNEELINFRKRGNYIVVERVTSRFTLRRGPDIICVYNESMPMPVIPVVEKSLLQRLREYDPL, from the coding sequence ATGAAAGCAATGAACTTAAGTAAGGCTGTCTGCCTGATGCTTGGCCTGCTGGCGGTGGCGCCAGCGCTGGCGCTGCAGACCCCGCGCGCGATCGCCACCGATAGTCGTATCCGCACCGTGCGCTACAGCCCCAACGAGGTTTACCAGTTCATTGGCCATTACAGCTACCAGTCCGCCATCGAGCTGGAGGAGGGCGAGAAAATCCAGACCGTTTCCATCGGCGATTCGACGGCATGGCTCATCAATCCATCGGGCAACCGGCTGTTTCTTAAGCCAATCGAGCAAAATGCGATGACCAACATGACGGTCATCACCGACAAGCGCTCCTACCTGTTCGAGCTGCATGCCGAGGAAACGCAGGACATCCGCGACAAAAACATGGTTTTCTCCTACCGTTTCGTTTATCCGCAGGCCGACACTTCGGCGATTGATTACGGCAACGAGTTCGAGGAATTCCCGGACATCGAAAAGCACCCCGAGAAGTTCAATTTCAATTACTCCATCCGTGGTTCGAGCGTGATCGAGCCGATCCGCATTTTCGATAACGGCGAATTCACCTATTTTGAATTCCGCGACAAAAACGCCGATGTTCCGGCCTTTTTCCGCGTTGATTCCGCTGGGAATGAGGAACTGATCAACTTCCGTAAACGGGGCAACTACATCGTGGTCGAGCGTGTGACGTCGCGCTTCACCCTACGCCGTGGCCCGGACATCATCTGCGTCTATAACGAGTCGATGCCGATGCCGGTTATCCCGGTCGTCGAGAAGTCCTTACTGCAGCGCCTGCGTGAGTATGATCCGCTTTAG
- the hisI gene encoding phosphoribosyl-AMP cyclohydrolase: MFSKRVSIEQVEEGHELAPKFDAEGLIPCVTTAAGSGEVLMLGYMNAQALEKTIETGEAHYYSRSRKVLWHKGATSGLVQKVTDMRIDDDQDAIWIAVEIPGDASCHVGYRSCFYRAIPTGKQVGAPLEFRESEKLFDPQKVYGDAPNPTIL, translated from the coding sequence ATGTTTTCAAAACGCGTAAGCATCGAGCAGGTGGAAGAGGGGCATGAGCTCGCCCCCAAATTCGACGCGGAAGGGTTGATCCCCTGCGTCACCACCGCGGCGGGCAGCGGCGAGGTGCTGATGCTGGGGTATATGAACGCCCAAGCGCTTGAAAAAACGATTGAAACCGGCGAGGCGCATTACTACAGCCGCAGCCGTAAAGTGCTCTGGCACAAGGGCGCCACCTCCGGCCTCGTTCAAAAAGTCACCGATATGCGTATCGATGACGATCAGGACGCCATCTGGATCGCGGTCGAAATCCCCGGCGATGCGAGCTGCCATGTTGGCTACCGCTCCTGCTTCTACCGCGCTATTCCCACCGGCAAGCAGGTTGGTGCGCCGCTGGAATTCCGCGAGTCCGAAAAGCTCTTCGACCCCCAAAAAGTCTACGGCGACGCCCCGAATCCGACGATTTTGTAG
- a CDS encoding glycosyltransferase family 9 protein, which produces MPRKPILFIAPTRIGDAVLAASLLRHIQQTQPDAKVTIVTSALAAPLYAGYPQLDRIIPIVKKPYNKHWLEVWKYTVGTRWDAVWDMRGSIISYVVSRRLRHTYVPPKEIAPKVVQYQKAFGLPSLPPPVLWPTAADTQAATALMADKVNYLILAPIANWAPKEWPITAFIALAELLLNGACAGYRPVIICAGHERERAQPLLDALAAYDPLDLTNGDAPLLTIYACMERAHGFIGNDSGLMHMAAAAGIPTLGLFGPTPADVYQPWGNTAKALRAPDNDMAQLIPEAVAQVFEGMLPPRG; this is translated from the coding sequence ATGCCAAGGAAACCCATCCTGTTCATCGCGCCGACCCGCATTGGCGACGCTGTGCTTGCTGCGAGTTTGCTGCGCCATATTCAGCAAACGCAGCCGGATGCTAAAGTCACCATTGTCACCAGCGCCCTCGCCGCACCGCTTTATGCGGGTTACCCGCAGCTGGACCGCATTATTCCCATCGTTAAAAAGCCCTATAACAAGCACTGGCTGGAAGTGTGGAAATACACGGTCGGCACACGTTGGGACGCGGTGTGGGACATGCGCGGGTCGATCATCAGCTATGTCGTCAGCCGCCGCTTGCGCCACACTTACGTGCCGCCAAAGGAAATTGCGCCCAAAGTAGTTCAATATCAAAAAGCCTTCGGTCTTCCGTCGCTGCCGCCGCCGGTCCTGTGGCCGACCGCTGCCGATACGCAAGCCGCCACGGCACTGATGGCGGACAAGGTAAACTATCTCATCCTCGCGCCAATCGCCAATTGGGCGCCGAAGGAATGGCCGATCACCGCGTTCATCGCATTGGCGGAACTGCTGCTGAACGGTGCCTGCGCGGGCTATCGTCCGGTGATTATCTGCGCGGGCCACGAGCGCGAGCGGGCGCAGCCCCTGCTCGACGCCCTCGCCGCCTACGACCCGCTCGACCTGACGAACGGCGACGCGCCGCTGCTGACGATTTATGCCTGTATGGAGCGGGCGCATGGCTTCATCGGCAATGATTCCGGGCTGATGCATATGGCCGCTGCGGCAGGCATTCCCACCCTTGGCCTGTTCGGCCCCACCCCGGCGGATGTTTACCAGCCATGGGGCAACACCGCCAAAGCCCTGCGCGCGCCGGATAACGACATGGCGCAACTGATCCCCGAAGCTGTGGCGCAGGTGTTCGAAGGTATGTTGCCGCCGCGGGGATAA
- a CDS encoding phosphotransferase: MTTPLPAIRPDRSADMDDFLQRIGWHGATRHFLAGDASFRRYERVENAGTVAVLMDAPPPWEDVRPFIAVTDMLAGCGVTVPSILARDEEGGFLLLEDMGDQSFTRLLKAHPERERAIYLAATEALVAIHTASRAHAATLSQVLKPYDTTVYLREAALLAEWFLPQIYGLERAQALRGEYLDLWRDCLQQAQPKQSCLVHRDYHADNLFWLEDRTGHGAVGMIDYQDALWGDPAYDLASLLEDARRDVSLSTMADCFARFATETGEESHAFAARYAIIAAQRNAKIIGIFARLCLRDGKAHYLDYLPRVWAHFMHDLNHPALAPLRGFIEQHVPLAWRGSFTPNLTIGGLPA, translated from the coding sequence ATGACTACCCCATTGCCCGCCATTCGCCCCGACCGCAGCGCCGATATGGACGATTTCCTGCAGCGCATCGGCTGGCATGGTGCGACCCGGCATTTCCTCGCCGGCGATGCGTCCTTCCGCCGCTATGAGCGCGTGGAAAACGCAGGCACCGTCGCCGTGCTGATGGATGCGCCGCCGCCATGGGAGGATGTGCGCCCCTTCATCGCTGTTACTGACATGCTGGCGGGGTGCGGCGTCACCGTGCCGAGCATCCTCGCGCGTGACGAGGAGGGCGGGTTCCTGCTGCTCGAAGATATGGGCGACCAGTCCTTCACCCGCTTGCTGAAAGCCCACCCCGAGCGCGAGCGGGCGATTTACCTTGCCGCGACCGAGGCGCTGGTGGCCATTCACACCGCCAGCCGTGCCCATGCGGCAACGCTGTCGCAGGTGCTGAAGCCCTACGACACCACCGTCTACCTGCGTGAAGCAGCGTTGCTGGCCGAATGGTTCCTGCCACAAATTTATGGGCTGGAGCGCGCACAGGCCTTGCGCGGCGAATATCTCGACCTCTGGCGCGATTGCCTGCAGCAGGCGCAGCCCAAGCAATCCTGCCTCGTCCACCGCGATTACCATGCCGATAATTTGTTCTGGCTGGAGGATCGCACCGGGCATGGCGCGGTTGGCATGATTGACTATCAGGACGCGCTGTGGGGTGACCCGGCGTATGACCTCGCCTCCCTGCTGGAGGATGCGCGGCGCGACGTGTCGCTCTCGACCATGGCCGATTGTTTCGCCCGGTTCGCGACCGAAACCGGGGAGGAATCGCATGCTTTTGCGGCGCGCTATGCCATCATCGCCGCCCAGCGCAACGCCAAGATCATCGGCATTTTTGCGCGCCTATGCCTGCGCGACGGCAAGGCCCATTACCTCGATTACCTGCCGCGGGTCTGGGCCCATTTTATGCATGATCTCAACCATCCCGCCCTCGCGCCGCTGCGTGGCTTCATCGAGCAGCATGTGCCGCTGGCGTGGCGCGGCAGTTTCACGCCCAACCTTACCATCGGCGGGTTGCCGGCATGA
- the tsaE gene encoding tRNA (adenosine(37)-N6)-threonylcarbamoyltransferase complex ATPase subunit type 1 TsaE has translation MSQSLPIPTLADCAALAQALAARLRVGDVVTLRGEVGAGKTTFAQFLIHALSPVPVEVTSPTFTILQTYPVILSDGAPCELYHYDLYRIEHESALIELGLEDALAATTLIEWPERLGGYRLPIALALSFHLAKDGARSVTATGDDPRWKDLRP, from the coding sequence ATGAGCCAGTCATTGCCCATCCCCACGCTTGCGGATTGCGCTGCGCTGGCGCAGGCGCTCGCCGCCCGTTTGCGCGTGGGCGACGTGGTGACGTTGCGCGGCGAGGTGGGGGCGGGCAAGACCACCTTCGCGCAGTTCCTCATCCATGCGCTGTCGCCGGTGCCGGTTGAGGTGACAAGCCCCACCTTCACTATCTTGCAGACCTATCCTGTGATCCTGAGCGATGGCGCGCCGTGCGAGCTATACCATTACGACCTCTACCGCATCGAGCATGAATCGGCGCTGATTGAGCTGGGGCTGGAGGATGCATTGGCCGCAACGACACTCATCGAGTGGCCCGAGCGTCTTGGCGGCTACCGATTGCCCATCGCGCTTGCACTTTCCTTTCACCTCGCCAAGGATGGGGCGCGCAGTGTCACCGCCACAGGTGACGACCCGCGCTGGAAGGATCTACGCCCATGA
- a CDS encoding mechanosensitive ion channel domain-containing protein yields the protein MEPSLLENVTISTALQDAHTRLDASSLLELVCALAIPLLAMLIGLHVNRFIDRRPHTTLGLKIIDFTAPLVSPLLAIAMCFGALMTFKYMETATHVLPFVLKLTVAWLAVRIVVLMSSRQSAGWLIVCIVIPITMLHLFGLWDITLETLSALSFSIGTVTLNVYLILKGIAAIFVLQWLASFSIRMVDNRLRRIRDMRASNRLLILKICQIALYCFVFVFGMQLLGISLTALSVFGGALGVGLGFGLQKIASNFISGIILLFEKSIEVGDLIELADGTTGFIRQTNARYTLLEAPDGREVLIPNEEFISQRVVTWTHSDKRARVEIIISVAYDSDMEQVRQLMIDAANAHPKRKNDREPICSLTAFGNSGVELRLYFWIIDVTDGRQEPRSEVMQAILKSFKAHGIVIPYPQQEVRFLNAAAPVPAAPEGPTA from the coding sequence ATGGAACCGTCGCTTTTAGAGAATGTTACGATCAGCACCGCGCTGCAGGATGCGCATACGCGGCTGGATGCGTCGTCGCTGCTGGAGCTTGTGTGCGCGCTGGCGATTCCGCTGTTGGCGATGCTGATCGGGCTGCATGTCAACCGCTTCATCGACCGCCGGCCGCATACGACGCTCGGCCTCAAGATCATTGATTTCACCGCGCCGCTGGTGAGCCCGCTGCTGGCGATTGCCATGTGCTTTGGCGCGCTGATGACGTTTAAATACATGGAAACGGCCACCCATGTGCTGCCGTTTGTGCTGAAGCTGACTGTCGCCTGGCTGGCGGTGCGCATTGTGGTGTTGATGAGCTCGCGCCAATCGGCCGGGTGGCTGATTGTCTGCATCGTGATCCCGATCACCATGCTGCATTTGTTCGGGCTGTGGGATATCACGCTCGAGACGCTCAGCGCGCTCAGCTTTTCCATCGGCACGGTGACGCTCAATGTTTACCTTATCCTGAAAGGCATTGCGGCGATTTTTGTGCTGCAATGGCTGGCGAGCTTTTCGATCCGGATGGTGGATAACCGGCTGCGGCGCATCCGCGATATGCGGGCGAGCAACCGCCTGCTGATCCTCAAAATCTGCCAGATTGCGCTCTATTGCTTCGTGTTTGTGTTCGGCATGCAGCTATTGGGTATCAGCCTCACGGCGCTGAGCGTATTCGGCGGAGCGCTCGGGGTTGGGCTTGGGTTTGGCTTGCAGAAAATCGCCTCCAACTTCATCAGCGGCATTATCCTGCTGTTCGAGAAATCCATCGAGGTCGGCGATTTGATCGAGCTGGCGGATGGCACGACTGGCTTTATCCGCCAGACCAATGCGCGCTATACGCTGCTGGAAGCACCCGATGGGCGCGAGGTGCTCATCCCCAACGAGGAATTCATCAGCCAGCGCGTGGTGACATGGACCCATAGCGACAAGCGCGCGCGGGTCGAGATCATCATCAGCGTGGCCTATGACAGCGACATGGAACAGGTGCGCCAGCTGATGATTGATGCCGCGAACGCCCATCCGAAACGCAAAAACGACCGCGAACCGATTTGTAGCCTGACCGCCTTTGGCAATAGCGGGGTCGAGCTGCGACTCTATTTCTGGATTATCGATGTCACCGATGGACGGCAGGAGCCGCGCAGCGAGGTGATGCAGGCGATCCTGAAGAGCTTCAAGGCACACGGCATCGTGATTCCGTATCCGCAGCAAGAAGTGCGCTTCCTAAACGCCGCCGCCCCTGTCCCCGCCGCACCGGAAGGGCCAACCGCATGA
- a CDS encoding ammonium transporter, translating into MSLFKRLLIPALAVAAMASPALAEEAQKVDTGNTTWLLMSAALVMLMTPGLAFFYGGMVHRKNVVSTLLQNYVALAIVGIVWVVIGYSLVFTEGGALIGGTTATMLKGLETSLYMATGIPTLAFVAFQMMFAIITPALITGAFAERVNFKAWLVIMLLWNLFIYVPVAHWVWGPGGWIAAKGGLDFAGGLVVHITAGFSALACGFLFGRRDVDAAPTPNDVPMIMLGAALLWFGWFGFNAGSAITSGSLASYAFMNTFLAAAAAFLTWMFLDWAIHGKPTAVGSSIGIVVGLVAITPAAGFVSLSSALIIGFVSTVICFFVARAVKKITHLDDSLDVFACHGVGGVCGAILTGLYASKAVNPDTVTVEGLFVSGETGLFMANVIGVVAVAAFSFIGTIVIVKLVGLFIPIRVGMDAEGHGLDSSQHGENARIDQVVAKPVL; encoded by the coding sequence ATGAGCCTGTTCAAACGTTTATTGATTCCCGCGTTGGCGGTGGCCGCAATGGCCAGCCCCGCGCTTGCCGAAGAGGCGCAGAAAGTCGATACCGGCAACACCACCTGGTTGCTGATGAGCGCCGCGCTCGTCATGCTGATGACGCCGGGCCTCGCCTTTTTCTATGGCGGCATGGTGCACCGTAAAAACGTTGTTTCGACCCTGCTGCAGAACTATGTGGCGCTCGCCATTGTCGGCATTGTCTGGGTGGTGATTGGTTACAGCCTTGTGTTCACCGAGGGCGGCGCGCTGATCGGCGGCACCACGGCGACCATGCTGAAGGGTCTCGAAACCTCGCTCTACATGGCGACCGGCATCCCAACGCTGGCCTTCGTCGCTTTCCAGATGATGTTTGCCATCATCACCCCCGCCCTCATCACCGGCGCGTTTGCCGAGCGGGTGAATTTCAAGGCGTGGCTGGTGATCATGCTACTGTGGAATCTGTTTATTTACGTGCCGGTCGCGCATTGGGTCTGGGGCCCGGGCGGCTGGATTGCGGCCAAAGGCGGGCTTGATTTCGCCGGTGGCCTTGTCGTGCACATCACCGCCGGGTTCTCGGCGTTGGCCTGCGGGTTCCTGTTTGGCCGCCGCGATGTGGATGCCGCCCCAACCCCGAATGACGTGCCGATGATCATGCTCGGCGCGGCGCTGCTGTGGTTTGGCTGGTTCGGCTTCAACGCCGGTTCCGCTATCACCTCGGGTTCGCTTGCTTCGTATGCGTTCATGAACACCTTCCTCGCCGCTGCCGCTGCTTTCCTGACATGGATGTTCCTCGATTGGGCCATCCACGGTAAGCCAACGGCGGTTGGTTCCTCGATCGGGATCGTGGTCGGCCTTGTCGCCATCACCCCGGCGGCGGGTTTCGTGAGCCTGAGCTCGGCGCTCATCATCGGGTTTGTCTCGACGGTGATCTGCTTCTTCGTGGCCCGCGCCGTGAAGAAAATCACCCATCTGGATGATTCGCTCGATGTATTTGCCTGCCACGGTGTGGGCGGTGTCTGCGGTGCCATCCTGACCGGGCTGTATGCCAGCAAAGCCGTCAACCCGGATACGGTGACGGTGGAAGGCCTGTTCGTCTCCGGCGAAACCGGCCTGTTCATGGCGAACGTCATCGGCGTGGTTGCCGTTGCAGCGTTCTCCTTCATCGGCACCATCGTGATTGTGAAGCTCGTCGGCCTGTTCATCCCGATCCGGGTGGGCATGGACGCCGAGGGCCATGGCCTCGATTCCTCCCAACACGGCGAAAACGCCCGTATCGATCAAGTGGTCGCCAAACCAGTCCTCTAA
- a CDS encoding VirB8/TrbF family protein, producing the protein MDDEAQKISEMMRKGTYFDEARAWYQAVYIGPISERSFFLLIAALSVVVAIASLIAVNSMLPLVSRPGLLIRSGPRIDDIIPRLEVLKEPEKSLTSSLLRFFIVHYVAAREGYSVSTYGSGAAFVRAQSNDAVYGAFSKAFTATNPTSPAATLGATGARNITVTAIQINTNTSPMSAEVDFTAETTGSSAPVKTRWTARMQYTYTDLAVVDPQGESSDEVEFQDPHFQVISYESNELK; encoded by the coding sequence ATGGATGACGAAGCACAAAAAATCTCGGAAATGATGCGCAAAGGCACCTATTTCGATGAAGCGCGTGCCTGGTATCAGGCAGTCTATATTGGCCCCATTTCCGAGCGGAGTTTCTTCCTGCTTATTGCCGCCCTTTCGGTGGTGGTCGCCATCGCCAGCCTGATTGCTGTTAATTCTATGCTGCCACTGGTCAGTCGTCCGGGCCTGCTCATCCGCAGCGGCCCGCGGATCGATGATATTATCCCCCGCCTTGAAGTGCTGAAAGAGCCGGAGAAATCCCTCACCAGCTCGCTATTGCGGTTTTTTATCGTCCATTACGTTGCTGCCCGTGAGGGCTACAGCGTGAGCACCTATGGCAGTGGCGCCGCCTTCGTGCGCGCTCAGTCGAACGATGCGGTGTATGGCGCGTTCAGCAAGGCCTTCACCGCCACTAACCCGACCAGCCCCGCCGCCACCCTTGGTGCGACGGGTGCCCGCAACATCACCGTCACCGCAATCCAGATCAACACCAATACCAGCCCCATGAGCGCAGAAGTTGATTTCACCGCCGAAACCACCGGTAGCAGCGCCCCTGTGAAAACGCGATGGACGGCCCGGATGCAATACACCTATACTGATCTCGCCGTCGTCGACCCGCAAGGCGAGAGCAGCGACGAGGTTGAATTCCAGGATCCACATTTTCAGGTAATTAGTTATGAAAGCAATGAACTTAAGTAA